In the Campylobacter lari genome, CGAAGATGCCGCTGAAGCTTTGGGAAGTTTTTACAAAAATAAAGCTTTAGGTACTTTTGGGGATTTTGGAGTATATTCTTTTAATGGTAATAAAATCATCACAACAGGTGGTGGTGGTATGCTTGTAAGTGAAAATCATACCAATCTTGAAAAAGCAAGATTTTATAGCACTCAAGCTAGAGAAAATTGCCTTCATTATGAGCATAAAGAATACGGCTATAATTATAGAATGAGCAATATCTTAGGTGCAATCGGCACTGCTCAAATGGAAGTTTTAGAAGAAAGAGTGAATAAAAAGCGTGAAATTTATAGCTGGTATAAAGAATTTTTAAGTGGCACCTTTACTTTTTTAGATGAGCTTGAAAATACCAAGTCAAATCGCTGGCTAAGTACTGCTTTACTTGATTTTGATTTAAATAAACTTAATACTTATGAAAAACATTGTATATGTGAAAATAAGAATGTTCAAATTCAAGATAAAATTTTAAAAATCATACAAGTTTTAAAAGATAACAAAATCGAAAGTCGCCCGCTTTGGAAACCAATGCATTTACAAGAACTTTACAAAGGCTGCGATGCTTACTTAAATGGTAATAGTGAATTTTTCTTTAGCAATGGAATTTGTCTTCCAAGCGCAACTACTATGAGTAAAGCTGATGTAGAGGAAGTTTCTACTTTAATCTTAAACACCTTAAAGGACTAAGATGGATTATAAAAGCAAACGCTTAGGATTTTTCCTAGGCGCTGATATTTTACTTTTTGTTATAAGTATTTATTTGTCTTTTTCTTTACGCTTTAGCGCAGACATCCCAAGTGAATTTTATGAAGGTATGTTTAAAAGTGCTGTGATTTTGATTTTACTTAAAATCATTTTTCTAGCTTTTTTTAAAATTTATCAAGTTGCTTGGAGATTTTTTTCACTTAATGAGGCACGTAAATTAGTTATCGCTTTAGCTTTAGCTGAGCTTGTATTTTTAGCAATTTATTATTTTTATGATAATTTTTTTAACCCTTTTCCAAGAAGCGTTATAGGGATAGATTTTGTTTTATCTTGTATGCTAATTGGAAGTTTGCGTATAAGCAAAAGAATGATTGTTGATTTTAGAAAGCCAAAATACAACGAAGAACATCCTTGTATAGTAGTTGGTGCCACTTCAAAGGCTTTACATTTATTAAAAGGAGCTAAAGAAGGAAGCTTAGGACTTTTCCCTGTTGCTGTGGTAGATGAACGTAAAAATTTAATAGGTACTTATTGTGATAAATTTATAGTTGAAGAAAAAGAAGCTATTAGAAAATATACCGCTGAAGGAATTCATACTGCTATCATTGCTTTAAAACTTGAACAAGAAGAACTCAAAAAGCTTTTTGATGAGCTTATTGCTTATGGGATTAATGATATAAAACTTTTTTCTTTTACGCAAAATGAAGCAAGAGATATAAGCATTGAAGATTTATTAGCACGTAAGCCAAAAGATTTAGACAATGCTTGCGTGATTGATTTTATCAAAGATAAGGTAGTTTTAGTTAGTGGGGCTGGTGGAACTATAGGAAGCGAGCTTTGCAAACAATGCATTAAATTTGGTGCAAAACACTTAATCATGCTTGATCATAGTGAGTATAATTTATATAAAATCAATGAAGAATTAAGCTTACATAAAGAAAAAATCGAACCTATTATGATGAGTATATTAGACAAAGAAGCTTTAGAAAAACTTTTACAAGAAAAAAACATAGATTTGATTTTACATGCAGCAGCTTATAAGCATGTACCTTTGTGTGAGCAAAATCCACATTCAGCTATTTTAAATAACATCATTGGCACTAAAAATTTAATCGATCTTGCAAAAGCTTACAAGGTTGCTAAATTTGTTATGATAAGTACTGATAAAGCTGTAAGACCGACTAATATCATGGGTTGTACAAAAAGAATTTGTGAGCTTTATGCGCTAAGTTCAAGTTGTGAAAATTTTGAAGTAGCTTGTGTACGTTTTGGTAATGTTTTAGGTTCAAGTGGAAGCGTTATACCTAAATTTAAAGCTCAAATTGCAGCTAATGAGCCACTTACTCTTACTCATCCTGATATAGTGCGTTATTTTATGCTAGTAGATGAGGCTGTGCAACTTGTTTTACAAGCTGCGGCTATTGCAAAAGGCGGAGAATTATTTGTACTTGATATGGGTGAGCCTGTTAAAATCATGGATTTAGCTAAAAAAATGCTTTTGCTTTCTAATAAAAAATTAGAAATTAAAATCACCGGACTTAGAAAAGGTGAAAAACTTTATGAAGAACTTTTAATCCATGAAGATGATTTAAAAACTCAATATGAAAGTATTTTTGTTACCACTAGCGAAATTAAAGATTTGAAAATTTTAAATCAAGAAATAGAAAAATTACTCCAAAGCACAGATCCTGCAAAAGTTTTAAAGGAAATTGTGCCTGAGTTTAACCATAACAAAAATGGAGAGTAATTAAATTCTAATTTTATTTTAAAATGGTATAATATATACTTTTAATTGATTAATAAAAATAAAAACGATACAATTGCGTTTATGTAATTACATCGAAATAAAGGAAAAAAAGTGAAGTTATTAGTAGTTGATGATAGTTCTACCATGAGAAGAATAATCAAAAACACTCTTGTAAGATTAGGTCATAAAGATGTTTTAGAAGCTGAACATGGGGTTGAAGCTTGGGATTTACTTTCACAAAATGATGATATTAAAATTTTAATTACCGACTGGAATATGCCTGAAATGAATGGCTTAGAATTAGTAAAAAAAGTAAGAGCGGAAGAAAAATATGCTGATATGCCTATTATCATGGTAACTACAGAAGGTGGTAAGGCAGAAGTTATTACAGCTTTAAAAGCAGGTGTAAATAACTATATCGTAAAACCTTTTACACCTCAAGTATTAAAAGAAAAACTTGAAGATGTTTTAGGAACAAACGAAGGCTAATTATAAGTTTTTATGCAAACACATTATTACGAACTTTTTTTTCAAACAGACAAGGAATATTTAGATTTATTCCTTGATCTTATTTTTTCTCTAGATATAGACGCCATAGAAGAAAAAAACGATGGTATTTATATACGATCAGAAGAAGACATAGAACTCATTCAAATAGCCTTGCAAAATTTTCATCAAAAATTATGTGAAAAATTTAACACTAAGATTTATTTTCACTCTACTTTAGAAAAAAAAGAAAATAAAAACTGGATAGAAGAGTATAAAAAAGGCATACAAGCTTTAACTATTGACAATATTCACATTCATACCACTTGGCAAAAACCTATGCAAGATAAGATCAATATCATTATAGATCCTGCCTTAGCTTTTGGTTCAGGACACCATGAAAGCACTTATACTTGTATAGAATTTTTACAAAAATACACAGATGATTCCAAATTTTGTTTAGATGTAGGCTGTGGAAGTGGGATTTTAAGCATCATCATGACAAAGCTTGGAGCTAAAGTGCAAGCTTGCGATACAGATGAGTTAGCCATAGTTGCAAGCAAGGAAAATGCAAAATTAAATCAAGTTAGCTTTGATGATATTTGGGTAGGTTCTATTAATAAAAGCTTACATAAATATGATATAGTTGTGGCAAATATCATTGCTGATATTTTAATCATACTAGAAAAAGATCTTAAAGAGAAAACCAAAGAAGGTGGAATTTTAATCTTATCTGGTATTTTAAACAAATACGAAGAAAGAATTAAAGATAAATTCAAAGATTTGACTTTGTTAGAATGCAAACACAAAGGAGAGTGGTTGAGTTTAGCTTACAAACAAGGAAACAAATAATGAATAAAAAACCAAACGAACCAAAA is a window encoding:
- the pglE gene encoding UDP-N-acetylbacillosamine transaminase, with amino-acid sequence MRFFLSAPHMSGKELEYIHKAFESNYIAPLGEFVNALEQSIKDYTKSSNALALNAATAAIHLALRVLGIKEGDVVLASSFTFIASVAPISYMNATPVFIDCDETYNLDVNLLKKAIKESPKKPKALILTHLYGNASKMDEIVQICKENEIFLIEDAAEALGSFYKNKALGTFGDFGVYSFNGNKIITTGGGGMLVSENHTNLEKARFYSTQARENCLHYEHKEYGYNYRMSNILGAIGTAQMEVLEERVNKKREIYSWYKEFLSGTFTFLDELENTKSNRWLSTALLDFDLNKLNTYEKHCICENKNVQIQDKILKIIQVLKDNKIESRPLWKPMHLQELYKGCDAYLNGNSEFFFSNGICLPSATTMSKADVEEVSTLILNTLKD
- the pglF gene encoding UDP-N-acetylglucosamine 4,6-dehydratase (configuration-retaining) gives rise to the protein MDYKSKRLGFFLGADILLFVISIYLSFSLRFSADIPSEFYEGMFKSAVILILLKIIFLAFFKIYQVAWRFFSLNEARKLVIALALAELVFLAIYYFYDNFFNPFPRSVIGIDFVLSCMLIGSLRISKRMIVDFRKPKYNEEHPCIVVGATSKALHLLKGAKEGSLGLFPVAVVDERKNLIGTYCDKFIVEEKEAIRKYTAEGIHTAIIALKLEQEELKKLFDELIAYGINDIKLFSFTQNEARDISIEDLLARKPKDLDNACVIDFIKDKVVLVSGAGGTIGSELCKQCIKFGAKHLIMLDHSEYNLYKINEELSLHKEKIEPIMMSILDKEALEKLLQEKNIDLILHAAAYKHVPLCEQNPHSAILNNIIGTKNLIDLAKAYKVAKFVMISTDKAVRPTNIMGCTKRICELYALSSSCENFEVACVRFGNVLGSSGSVIPKFKAQIAANEPLTLTHPDIVRYFMLVDEAVQLVLQAAAIAKGGELFVLDMGEPVKIMDLAKKMLLLSNKKLEIKITGLRKGEKLYEELLIHEDDLKTQYESIFVTTSEIKDLKILNQEIEKLLQSTDPAKVLKEIVPEFNHNKNGE
- a CDS encoding chemotaxis response regulator CheY, with product MKLLVVDDSSTMRRIIKNTLVRLGHKDVLEAEHGVEAWDLLSQNDDIKILITDWNMPEMNGLELVKKVRAEEKYADMPIIMVTTEGGKAEVITALKAGVNNYIVKPFTPQVLKEKLEDVLGTNEG
- a CDS encoding 50S ribosomal protein L11 methyltransferase; translation: MQTHYYELFFQTDKEYLDLFLDLIFSLDIDAIEEKNDGIYIRSEEDIELIQIALQNFHQKLCEKFNTKIYFHSTLEKKENKNWIEEYKKGIQALTIDNIHIHTTWQKPMQDKINIIIDPALAFGSGHHESTYTCIEFLQKYTDDSKFCLDVGCGSGILSIIMTKLGAKVQACDTDELAIVASKENAKLNQVSFDDIWVGSINKSLHKYDIVVANIIADILIILEKDLKEKTKEGGILILSGILNKYEERIKDKFKDLTLLECKHKGEWLSLAYKQGNK